One region of Drosophila subobscura isolate 14011-0131.10 chromosome J, UCBerk_Dsub_1.0, whole genome shotgun sequence genomic DNA includes:
- the LOC117894174 gene encoding seminase-like — MQRFLLLLVALFLVVRAQDNQTIDRDELNKLIFPASQHSRVIGGEYTTIEKLGGYLVAMRYRNDFICGGTLLASRIVLTAAHCFLGREVVQRWEVQAGITALSEHGQRVLLDEFITPSNFRETDMHMDVSLARLARPVWGKNIQHLKLCSTKALNGPHANRRGLGSNQSQEHGTSDTAAKGQCAGAKQKALSGDLQINS; from the exons ATGCAACGtttcctcttgctgctggtcGCTCTGTTTCTTGTTGTCCGCGCGCAGGATAACCAAACCATCGATAGGGATGAGCTGAATAAGCTGATCTTCCCCGCATCGCAGCACTCGCGCGTCATTGGTGGCGAGTACACGACCATCGAGAAGCTCGGTGGCTATCTGGTGGCCATGCGTTACCGCAACGACTTCATTTGCGGTGGCACTCTGCTCGCCAGTCGCATAGTCCTCACCGCTGCCCACTGCTTTCTGGGACGTGAGGTTGTGCAACGTTGGGAGGTGCAGGCGGGCATCACGGCCCTCTCGGAGCACGGCCAGCGTGTGTTATTGGATGAGTTCATTACGCCCAGCAATTTCCGTGAGACGGACATGCACATGGATGTGTCCCTGGCGCGCCTGGCCCGCCCCGTTTGGGGCAAGAATATACAACACTTGAAGCTCTGTTCGACCAAAGCTCTCAATGGGCCTCATGCTAACCGTCGCGGGTTGGGGTCTAATCAATCCCAGGAGCACGGCACATCAGACACTGCTGCGAAAGGTCAATGTGCCGGTGCTAAGCAGAAAGCGTTGTCTGGAGACCTACAGATCAACAG TTAA
- the LOC117894173 gene encoding uncharacterized protein LOC117894173 has translation MVKQKEREAVYALIPESEMLERHRQHLSRMHDVAISREFINQALLQFDKLEKERTRQAHWDHYVNCDELPRPFDPAEVRTFLAKERHYEDIATDKSIDWTLSVNERSILTQNIYRTDRTSHTLKQTLAINPAEYIERDVQLCLETLRKLDGLLDNDVELQRMNVKRLEDILLVRGDVEREIVSLFDRLAYRILGMQGAHMDSVDGRVATWSYKCQPWAMDIWGLLVAPVRFDQLEIPAMLAELRLTGVSVQMPLGVLKDCLTLRCIHTKFDSYSQHAKSYDTVVTESTTYPTAGIVDIQASAQNEWLLQLDIQQEILDEMILKRQQYEELMELIEEKSQQAAKEAKAGNEKGAKTVVPKAPREPPMVPPDMVPDIYEEFTRREDSQYKGFLEEVYHPMTLNLTEDEINLRECLMLGGIYSIMFVGRPAQTQFEKFNIILHEDGRVLRSMPELVAVLKEPQDELRASALSAARGSRFRLTLENVKNMKLDEDELPYFNVVLQLAPELCLWGEPVVCQYLTSLERMAHRTSVTSLARIATEKHKKAAPKRHTHEEDQEEDIPTANIFRPSVRSSIRYSKRTSTLADKSAGLANFSLNRNIDHPQLWSLERHIMPRLLSSFKFPSEFIAELKEALERKKQTQKRGLIRRHSIEQKEQMELPNVDFDFESQHNPERLFPVFDLVESVAYRKGAAFKDSKTFYSLLDTIQGIKEKYLARQPIVEPGIKSVKKSEFIPEEPQPITRPPAKTKGHRHKSRAQHSRMSLGSSPSGASTTHEESMERMAPMREVQHWTTKHIAKTTFDRAKHTLTIMTDRLGVFGLAYKRYEHFPFGDWSLQPNEENPDEIILQLDTFHVRIYLYITAKGVSGFVTDLSKAYTAKPVKHIEIIEPVADFRDLREIFVESNINIFAENDASFYIERDYFCIKHVAAEQHIYDVMALHCKLMKFYRSSWNPLAARRDIVLGMKTAKDQSELSEVTVRITPERTSFVEVKELCSDDIDVIKLEYEETWRNISVGMGNLYLNLY, from the exons ATGGTAAAGCAGAAGGAGCGGGAGGCTGTGTATGCGCTTATACCGGAGTCGGAAATGCTCGAGCGGCACAGGCAGCATCTCAGCCGTATGCATGATGTGGCCATAAGCAGGGAATTCATAAATC AGGCGCTCCTTCAATTCGATAAACTGGAAAAGGAACGCACACGTCAGGCGCACTGGGATCATTATGTGAACTGCGATGAGCTGCCGCGACCCTTTGATCCGGCGGAAGTGCGCACTTTCCTAGCCAAGGAACGGCACTACGAGGACATTGCCACAGACAAATCCATAGACTGGACATTGTCGGTGAATGAGCGGAGTATCTTGACTCAAAACATTTACAGAACGGATCGTACAAGCCACACGCTGAAGCAGACTTTGGCCATCAATCCGGCGGAGTACATTGAAAGGGATGTGCAGCTGTGCCTGGAGACACTGAGGAAATTGGATGGATTGCTGGACAACGATGTGGAGCTGCAGCGCATGAATGTCAAGCGGTTGGAGGATATCTTGCTG GTACGCGGCGATGTGGAGCGAGAGATTGTCAGCCTGTTTGATCGTTTGGCATACCGCATTTTGGGCATGCAAGGAGCACACATGGA TTCAGTTGATGGCAGAGTGGCCACGTGGAGCTACAAATGTCAGCCTTGGGCCATGGATATTTGGGGTCTGCTGGTAGCGCCCGTGCGCTTTGATCAATTGGA AATTCCTGCAATGTTGGCCGAACTCCGCCTCACGGGTGTCTCCGTGCAGATGCCACTGGGCGTGCTCAAGGATTGCCTCACCCTGCGCTGCATTCACACAAAATTCGATAGCTACTCGCAGCATGCCAAGAGCTATGACACCGTGGTTACCGAGTCCACCACGTACCCCACGGCGGGCATAGTGGATATCCAGGCATCGGCGCAGAACGAGTGGCTCCTCCAGCTGGACATACAGCAGGAGATCCTGGACGAGATGATACTCAAGCGACAGCAGTACGAAGAGCTAATGGAGCTTATCGAAGAAAAGAGCCAACAGGCGGCCAAGGAGGCAAAGGCGGGTAACGAAAAGGGCGCAAAGACGGTGGTGCCCAAGGCGCCCAGGGAGCCGCCCATGGTGCCGCCGGACATGGTGCCCGATATTTACGAAGAGTTTACCAGACGTGAGGACAGTCAGTATAAAGGTTTCCTGGAGGAAGTTTACCATCCCATGACACTAAATTTGACGGAAGATGAG ATAAATCTCCGTGAATGCCTTATGCTGGGCGGCATATATTCCATTATGTTTGTGGGTCGTCCAGCTCAGACACAATTTGAGAAATTCAACATTATTCTGCACGAGGATGGGCGAGTTTTACGCTCGATGCCGGAGCTGGTGGCCGTGCTGAAGGAACCTCAAGATGAGCTCCGAGCCTCGGCTCTATCTGCGGCCAGGGGCTCACGCTTTCGCTTGACCCTGGAGAATGTCAAAAATATGAAACTGGATGAGGATGAGTTGCCGTACTTTAATGTCGTGCTGCAACTGGCACCCGAGCTGTGCCTGTGGGGCGAGCCTGTGGTGTGTCAGTATCTGACGAGCCTGGAGCGCATGGCGCATCGAACATCGGTAACATCCTTGGCTCGAATTGCCACGGAGAAACACAAAAAGGCGGCACCaaagcgacacacacacgaagaagACCAAGAGGAGGATATTCCCACTGCCAATATCTTTCGACCTTCGGTGAGATCGAGCATTAGGTACAGCAAGCGGACCTCAACACTCGCTGACAAGTCTGCGGGTCTGGCGAACTTCTCGCTGAATAGAAACATCGATCATCCGCAGCTGTGGAGCTTGGAGCGGCACATAATGCCGCGCCTGCTCTCCTCGTTCAAGTTTCCCAGCGAATTTATTGCGGAACTGAAAGAGGCCTTGGAAAggaaaaagcaaacgcaaaagaGAGGTCTAATCCGGCGACACAGCATCGAGCAGAAGGAACAAATGGAGCTGCCAAATGTGGACTTTGATTTCGAGTCACAGCACAATCCGGAGCGACTATTTCCCGTCTTTGATTTGGTCGAAAGTGTTGCTTATCGGAAGGGCGCCGCCTTCAAGGATAGCAAAACATTTTACAGCTTGTTGGACACAATTCAAGGCATCAAAGAGAAGTATTTGGCGCGGCAACCGATTGTAGAGCCCGGCATAAAGTCTGTCAAAAAGTCAGAGTTTATTCCAGAGGAACCGCAGCCCATTACACGTCCACCAGCGAAAACCAAAGGCCACAGACACAAGTCAAGAGCTCAACATTCACGCATGAGCCTGGGCTCGAGTCCCTCGGGCGCATCAACGACACATGAGGAATCGATGGAAAGGATGGCACCCATGAGGGAAGTCCAGCACTGGACAACAAAACACATTGCCAAGACGACATTTGATAGGGCAAAGCACACTCTGACCATTATGACGGATCGCTTGGGTGTCTTTGGCTTGGCCTACAAGCGCTACGAGCACTTTCCCTTCGGCGATTGGTCGCTGCAGCCCAATGAGGAGAA TCCGGATGAAATCATTCTCCAGTTGGACACATTTCATGTGcgtatttatttgtacatcACTGCAAAGGGTGTGAGCGGTTTTGTCACAGACTTGAGCAAGGCTTACACCGCGAAACCCGTGAAACATATTGAAATTATAGAGCCTGTTGCTGATTTTCGTGATCTGCGAGAG ATCTTTGTGGAGAGCAACATCAACATATTTGCGGAGAACGATGCCAGTTTCTATATCGAAAGGGATTACTTTTGCATCAAGCATGTGGCTGCCGAGCAGCACATCTACGATGTGATGGCTCTGCACTGCAAGCTAATGAAATTCTATCGTTCCAGCTGGAATCCCTTGGCCGCACGTCGTGACATTGTTCTGGGCATGAAGACTGCCAAAGATCAGTCCGAACTCTCGGAGGTTACAGTGCGCATAACACCGGAGAGGACAAGCTTTGTGGAGGTGAAAGAACTCTGCTCGGATGACATTGATGTGATCAAGTTGGAGTATGAAGAAACTTGGAGAAATATTAGCGTGGGTATGGGGAACCTTTACTTAAACCTCTATTAA
- the LOC117894172 gene encoding uncharacterized protein LOC117894172: protein MAKHQRDVNYNLITEAEMLEQQERYLSRLQDVAASCEYVKRALNDFNELELARAKKEHWHHYVSCDELPRPYDPCEMRTFLAKRRHFEDIETDKSIDWALSVDERSVLNQNIYREDRTRATLEQKLGISPGVAFDRDVQMCLDTLKNIELMLDNQAEVERMSLQTQLEVFEVRGDIEGEIDSLFDRLTYRILGMLAVYMKTVDAREATWSYKCKPWTMDIWGLLNAPVRFDQFDIPAMLADMRATGVMVQMPLSVLKECLTLRCIHTNFDSYSQKAKSYEPVMPENVSYPNAGIVDIEASLVSEWHMQVEIQEQALAAMLQRREQYLELLELIQERTEMATKRGKEQTQSQSKGKQPKIVVPKTPKEAPEVLPGMYPDTHETFLQQEENQYKEYLDEVYHPHKLDMTADEINLRQHIMLGGIYSIMFVRRPSQVQFQKLNLILHEDGRVLQTLPEVVAEMGRGARSMMPEFRRTQITESRRQTPATSRMRLTTALDARMSSIRLQDSELPYFNVTLQLPVELCRWSEPRVCQYVTEMVPIVEVPAFEVPEDRKSKAPSRFTAMDNRNTKAEGETSNIFRPSQLSVLRQSKLERISTIYAPLANFSLERTLTLTEMRNLQKYSLPRIISSFELPWDMMDEDLELEEQQKSKGKGLKIARRSFEHEATARPIREFEYKTQHKPERIYPLFENAQRFMCTEGKPNDKTLHGFLNTLEDIKTQYLRRPHDLMLQCGVPKEEAKKTSLAARSTKQMYRRGTVNQAKKSKTASRAEDMDLGEDSDSSDSLETKPEVPMKELTHWTTKHIIKTIFDRVANTITFRTDRLGVFGLAFKRYEHFPFRDWSLQPNEENSDEIMLQLDTYHVRVFLYISARGVRGYVTDLGSAYTAHPVKYLEIVEPIADMRDLRKIFVEKNINIFAENDASFYIEKGYFCIKHVAAEQHIYDVMALHCKLMKFYRSNWNRLASRRDIIVGMKTAKDQSELSEVTMRITPDSATFVKISELCSDDINVIKLEYENTWRNVHHFTDLHQAICSMNPNALDMCNKDTLLLYYIRRILGEIRVLSYS, encoded by the exons ATGGCCAAGCACCAACGAGATGTCAACTATAATTTGATTACCGAAGCGGAAatgctggagcagcaggagcgttATCTGAGTCGCTTGCAGGATGTGGCTGCCAGCTGTGAATACGTAAAGC GCGCCCTCAACGACTTCAATGAACTGGAGCTGGCACGCGCCAAGAAGGAGCATTGGCATCACTACGTGAGCTGCGATGAGCTGCCCCGCCCCTACGATCCCTGCGAGATGCGCACTTTTCTCGCCAAACGGCGTCACTTTGAGGACATTGAAACGGATAAATCCATCGACTGGGCATTGTCGGTGGACGAGCGCAGTGTCCTCAATCAGAACATTTACAGAGAGGATCGCACGCGTGCAACGCTGGAGCAGAAATTGGGCATCAGTCCGGGCGTGGCATTCGACAGGGATGTGCAAATGTGCCTCGACACTCTGAAGAACATCGAACTGATGCTGGACAATCAGGCGGAGGTGGAGCGCATGAGTCTGCAGACGCAGCTGGAGGTGTTTGAGGTGCGCGGGGACATCGAAGGGGAGATTGACAGTCTGTTCGATCGTCTTACCTATCGGATACTGGGCATGCTGGCGGTGTACATGAA AACCGTGGATGCCAGGGAGGCCACTTGGAGCTACAAGTGCAAGCCTTGGACCATGGATATTTGGGGACTGCTCAATGCACCCGTGCGCTTCGATCAATTTGA CATTCCCGCCATGCTGGCTGACATGCGTGCCACGGGTGTCATGGTGCAGATGCCGCTGAGTGTGCTCAAGGAATGCCTCACCCTGCGCTGCATTCACACGAACTTCGATAGCTACTCGCAAAAGGCCAAGAGCTATGAGCCAGTGATGCCCGAGAATGTTAGCTACCCCAACGCTGGCATTGTGGACATTGAGGCGTCGCTGGTGAGCGAGTGGCACATGCAGGTGGAAATCCAAGAGCAGGCGCTGGCAGCCATGCTGCAAAGACGAGAGCAGTACCTGGAACTGCTAGAGTTAATCCAAGAGCGCACAGAAATGGCAACCAAACGGGGGAAGGAGcaaacccagagccagagcaaaggcaaacagccAAAGATTGTGGTGCCAAAGACACCAAAAGAGGCGCCCGAGGTGCTGCCGGGCATGTATCCCGACACGCATGAAACCTttctgcagcaggaggagaatcAGTACAAGGAATATCTCGATGAGGTCTATCATCCACACAAGCTGGACATGACAGCGGATGAG ATCAATCTCAGGCAGCACATAATGCTGGGCGGCATCTATTCCATCATGTTTGTGCGTCGGCCCAGCCAAGTGCAGttccaaaaattaaatttgattctGCATGAGGATGGACGAGTGCTCCAAACATTGCCGGAAGTGGTGGCCGAAATGGGGCGCGGCGCGCGCTCCATGATGCCCGAGTTTCGGCGCACACAAATCACGGAGAGTCGCAGGCAGACGCCGGCCACGTCGCGCATGCGCCTGACCACAGCGTTGGATGCGCGAATGAGCAGCATTCGGCTGCAGGACAGCGAACTGCCGTACTTCAATGTcacgctgcagctgcccgTGGAGCTGTGCAGGTGGAGTGAGCCGCGGGTGTGTCAGTATGTCACGGAAATGGTGCCCATTGTGGAGGTGCCTGCCTTTGAAGTGCCGGAGGATCGGAAATCCAAGGCTCCAAGTCGATTTACAGCCATGGATAATCGTAACACAAAAGCTGAAGGTGAGACATCCAATATCTTTCGTCCCTCCCAGCTGTCCGTGCTGCGGCAAAGCAAACTTGAACGCATCTCCACGATCTACGCTCCGTTGGCCAACTTTAGCTTGGAGCGAACTTTAACACTCACTGAAATGAGGAACCTGCAGAAATACTCCCTTCCACGCATCATTTCCTCGTTCGAGCTGCCCTGGGACATGATGGACGAAgacctggagctggaggagcaacAGAAATCCAAGGGAAAGGGCTTGAAAATCGCACGAAGATCCTTTGAACACGAAGCTACGGCGCGGCCCATACGGGAATTTGAATACAAAACGCAGCACAAGCCGGAGCGCATTTATCCCTTGTTCGAGAATGCTCAGCGTTTCATGTGCACGGAGGGAAAGCCCAACGATAAGACACTCCACGGGTTCCTCAACACTTTAGAGGACATCAAAACTCAATACCTGAGACGGCCACACGATCTGATGCTGCAGTGTGGAGTGCCCAAGGAGGAAGCAAAGAAAACTTCACTTGCTGCGCGATCCACAAAGCAAATGTATCGTCGAGGGACAGTAAACcaagcaaagaaaagtaaaacagCCAGCAGGGCGGAGGACATGGACTTGGGCGAGGATAGCGACAGCTCAGACAGCCTCGAAACGAAGCCAGAGGTGCCCATGAAGGAGCTGACACACTGGACTACAAAGCACATAATCAAAACCATATTCGATCGAGTGGCCAATACAATTACGTTTAGAACGGATCGCTTGGGCGTCTTTGGATTGGCATTCAAGCGCTACGAACATTTTCCCTTTCGCGATTGGTCGCTGCAGCCCAATGAGGAGAA TTCCGATGAAATCATGCTCCAGCTGGACACCTACCATGTGCGAGTTTTTCTCTACATTTCAGCGCGGGGCGTGCGTGGCTATGTGACCGATTTGGGCAGCGCTTACACGGCCCATCCCGTCAAGTATCTAGAGATCGTAGAACCCATCGCCGATATGCGTGACTTACGCAAG ATATTTGTGGAGAAAAACATCAATATATTTGCGGAGAACGATGCCAGTTTCTATATCGAAAAGGGCTACTTTTGCATCAAGCATGTGGCCGCCGAGCAGCACATCTACGATGTGATGGCTCTGCACTGCAAGCTAATGAAATTCTATCGTTCCAACTGGAATCGATTGGCCAGTCGACGCGACATCATTGTGGGCATGAAGACTGCCAAGGATCAGTCCGAACTCTCGGAAGTAACGATGCGCATCACCCCAGACAGTGCGACATTTGTAAAGATTTCAGAGCTCTGTTCGGATGATATAAATGTTATTAAATTGGAGTATGAGAATACCTGGAGGAATGTGCAC CACTTTACGGACTTGCATCAGGCGATTTGCTCAATGAACCCCAATGCCTTGGATATGTGCAATAAGGATACGCTACTGCTGTACTACATACGTCGCATATTGGGTGAAATTCGTGTCTTGAGTTATTCCTAG
- the LOC117894175 gene encoding LOW QUALITY PROTEIN: uncharacterized protein LOC117894175 (The sequence of the model RefSeq protein was modified relative to this genomic sequence to represent the inferred CDS: deleted 2 bases in 2 codons): MAKRGSRRSRSSSGSRTKDELPTAELISEEEWLAREHSYVQRLQDIKICVGFVRDSIEDYNELLRQQLKDEHWARFLACDGLPRPHGPDEIRRFVFQMRCEEAQAEQNLINWTLSVDERSILTQDIFQEDRTRKKMEQELRPDIGKLYDVNIERILATIKRIDRVQRSELELAFLTPAQTIELGKIQHELLSEIGSFLDKLTYRIITAPEAFMTNLGCHLASYCYQSSNYNYQLWCLRDVPIRFQFLDLPLMSANLDCVGLNIQLPFSVLSDNMCVRCVHTHFDAYSERAKSFEIVIDSETLPHCGLLDIDDCIIDEWLTQVDIQEEIITKMESKMQQYVNVMDTIEANQAPRRSKKSEQRNEQTQAKAMKAPKEPQSLPEGMFPDPYNIFLEREHEEYIKFLDEAYNPANNPAIPGEINLRRFILIGGIFAVDFVRKPKHTAYEKLNITLHEDGRVLYVEQDKLVDEDCELGLLSSRSRRGTMREAPSRLSVAPSRHEMQRLSAAETANDGTLLYLGRHELPYFFLTFKLPKHLCRWGQPKVCIFIEEEVEEPEEELIYEPEPELRGKKKQKGNRQHQNMSIAKASIDGRAINVVQKFDKAGNPIEAVPVAYQRPNPTCITRQRHESNNIYRPSHFEWLRRSAFDLLSGSIGSFQPATDNFELSGKSLNKLELHLVRQQCVPRIISSFKFPLEFKEERDKALEIKKAAGNKLLRRHNETDQLGALDEQQPYPLFNYEDQYGPERVYPHFDDPEPFYHEPPDRATAEQREDVGKSQKHFVTRQITALKEPSLYGLLATLDDIQGKVHEQLQAYHSGIKQTRRTHKERMSARRSKGTMKQSVAHSQSTFKEDESETNDDEVSVIRKTETLRKSRKPDSLVASKDILPAPKTPEPVARRKVLHWTTNHILHSKFDVGMRTITIKTDRLGVFGFAYNRYAHFPFRHWCLEPNEENHDEVIFTLDTYYVRVVLHISNEGVRGYVIDLPREYQARPEKFLNIAQPINDFVELRKRFQDMNINIFAEPDACFYIENGYFSQKHLAAELHVYNAMSVHCKLMKFTRSDWNRLATRRDIVLGLRNPKDMAEGADVTARVTPESATFVEIKELCSDDLNVFKLDYQQTWRNVGHYSDLHQLINSMYPHATELRNRDAKLMYYIRKLMQEIRPLSFG; encoded by the exons ATGGCTAAGCGTGGCTCAAGAAGATCCAGATcctcaagtggcagcagaaCAAAGGATGAATTGCCCACGGCAGAGCTCATCTCCGAGGAGGAGTGGCTGGCGCGA GAGCATTCCTACGTGCAGCGTTTGCAGGATATTAAAATATGCGTTGGCTTTGTACGGG aCTCCATTGAGGACTACAATGAGCTGTTGCGGCAACAACTGAAAGACGAACATTGGGCACGATTTTTGGCCTGTGATGGCCTGCCACGACCCCATGGGCCCGATGAAATCCGCCGCTTTGTCTTTCAAATGCGCTGCGAGGAGGCGCAGGCCGAGCAAAATCTCATCAATTGGACGCTGTCGGTGGATGAGCGCAGCATACTCACGCAGGACATATTTCAGGAGGATCGCACACGCAAAAAGATGGAACAGGAACTACGACCGGACATTGGGAAGTTGTACGATGTGAATATTGAGCGCATTTTGGCGACCATAAAGCGGATTGATCGTGTGCAGCGCAGCGAACTGGAGTTGGCATTTCTAACGCCAGCACAAACCATCGAATTGGGCAAG ATCCAGCACGAACTTCTGAGTGAAATTGGTTCATTTCTGGACAAGCTTACTTATCGCATTATAACCGCACCCGAAGCTTTTATGAC CAATTTGGGTTGCCATTTGGCCAGCTATTGCTATCAAAGCAGCAATTACAACTATCAGCTGTGGTGTCTGCGGGATGTGCCCATTCGCTTTCAGTTTTTGGA TCTGCCTTTGATGTCTGCCAATTTGGACTGTGTTGGCCTCAACATTCAACTGCCCTTCAGCGTGCTCTCTGACAATATGTGTGTCAGGTGTGTCCACACCCACTTTGATGCCTACTCGGAGCGTGCCAAGAGCTTTGAGATTGTGATTGACAGCGAAACGCTGCCGCATTGTGGCCTGCTGGACATAGATGATTGCATCATCGATGAATGGCTCACACAGGTGGACATACAGGAGGAGATAATCACCAAAATGGAGTCCAAAATGCAGCAATACGTGAATGTCATGGA CACCATCGAAGCCAATCAGGCACCGCGTAGATCCAAGAAAAGTGAACAGAGAAATGAGCAAACCCAAGCTAAAGCAATGAAGGCGCCAAAGGAGCCGCAGAGTCTGCCCGAGGGCATGTTTCCCGATCCGTACAACATTTTTCTCGAACGCGAACACGAGGAGTACATCAAGTTCCTGGATGAAGCGTACAATCCAGCCAATAATCCAGCGATACCAGGGGAG ATCAACCTGCGTCGCTTTATCCTCATTGGCGGCATCTTCGCTGTGGATTTTGTGCGCAAACCCAAACACACGGCCTACGAGAAGCTGAACATTACACTCCACGAGGATGGACGCGTGCTGTATGTGGAGCAAGATAAGCTCGTGGATGAGGACTGTGAGTTGGGTTTGCTCAGCTCCAGGTCTCGTCGCGGCACCATGCGGGAGGCGCCATCCCGGCTGAGTGTTGCCCCCAGTCGCCACGAAATGCAGCGTCTGTCCGCTGCGGAAACAGCCAACGATGGAACGTTGCTGTACTTGGGCAGGCACGAGCTGCCGTATTTCTTTCTCACCTTCAAGCTGCCCAAACATCTGTGTCGCTGGGGACAGCCCAAAGTTTGCATCTTCATCgaagaggaggtggaggaacCCGAAGAGGAATTGATATAcgagcccgagccagagctGAGGGgcaagaagaaacaaaagggaaacagGCAGCATCAAAATATGAGCATAGCCAAAGCCTCCATTGATGGACGGGCGATAAATGTGGTCCAGAAATTCGATAAGGCCGGCAATCCCATCGAAGCTGTGCCGGTGGCTTATCAGCGGCCCAACCCGACGTGCATCACGCGGCAACGCCACGAATCGAACAACATTTACCGCCCCTCGCACTTTGAGTGGCTGCGCCGCAGCGCCTTTGATTTGCTGTCCGGCAGCATTGGCAGtttccagccagccacagaTAACTTTGAACTGTCCGGGAAGAGCCTTAACAAATTGGAGTTACACTTGGTACGACAGCAGTGTGTGCCGCGCATTATATCCTCCTTCAAGTTTCCACTGGAATTCAAGGAGGAGCGGGACAAGGCATTGGAAATCAAAAAGGCAGCTGGCAACAAGCTGCTGCGACGACACAATGAAACCGATCAGCTGGGAGCACTCGATGAGCAGCAGCCTTATCCGTTGTTCAACTACGAGGATCAATACGGTCCGGAGCGTGTCTATCCGCATTTTGACGATCCAGAGCCGTTCTACCACGAGCCACCcgacagagccacagcagagcagagagaggatGTGGGAAAGTctcaaaaacattttgtaacgAGGCAAATAACTGCCCTGAAGGAGCCATCGCTGTACGGTTTGCTGGCCACACTGGACGACATTCAGGGCAAAGTACACGAGCAGCTTCAAGCGTACCATTCCGGA ATTAAGCAGACACGCCGCACCCACAAGGAACGCATGTCAGCGCGCAGGAGCAAGGGAACAATGAAGCAGTCGGTGGCCCACAGTCAATCTACCTTCAAGGAGGACGAATCTGAAACCAACGACGATGAGGTTTCAGTTATAAGAAAAACGGAAACGCTGAGAAAGTCACGCAAACCCGACAGCCTCGTGGCCTCCAAGGATATTCTCCCAGCACCAAAAACCCCAGAGCCTGTGGCACGCCGCAAGGTGCTCCACTGGACCACCAATCACATTTTGCACTCGAAATTTGATGTTGGAATGAGAACAATAACCATCAAAACGGATCGTTTGGGtgtgtttggctttgcctACAATCGCTATGCGCACTTTCCCTTTCGCCATTGGTGCCTGGAGCCAAATGAGGAGAA TCACGATGAGGTGATCTTCACGCTGGACACCTACTATGTGCGCGTGGTGCTGCACATCAGCAATGAGGGCGTTCGTGGCTATGTCATTGATCTGCCCAGGGAGTatcaggccaggccagagaaGTTTCTCAACATTGCGCAGCCCATCAATGATTTTGTTGAGCTGCGAAAG CGTTTTCAAGACATGAACATCAATATATTCGCAGAGCCCGATGCCTGTTTTTACATAGAGAATGGTTACTTCTCGCAGAAACATTTAGCCGCCGAGCTGCATGTCTACAACGCCATGTCCGTGCACTGCAAATTGATGAAATTCACGCGCTCCGACTGGAATCGTTTGGCCACACGCAGGGACATTGTGCTGGGCCTGCGCAACCCAAAGGATATGGCTGAGGGTGCAGATGTGACAGCCAGGGTGACACCCGAAAGCGCCACCTTTGTGGAGATCAAAGAGCTGTGCTCGGATGATTTGAATGTATTCAAACTCGACTATCAGCAGACTTGGCGGAACGTAGGG CACTATTCCGACTTGCATCAGCTCATCAACTCCATGTatccacatgccacagagcTGCGCAATCGAGATGCCAAATTGATGTATTACATACGCAAGCTGATGCAGGAGATACGACCCTTGAGCTTCGGCTAG